The genome window CGCCGGGTGAGCTCTCCAGGTAGACGTAGTTGCCGCTGGTCGGGGTGGCGCCCGCCGCGGGCCGCCACAGGCCCGCCGGCGGCGGCGCCACCGGTCCGGGCGGCGCCGTGGTGTCGCCGGCGCGCCAGCGGATCTTGCCGTGCAGCGCAGAAGCGCCGCCCTCGCAACGCTGTTCGAAGCGCAGGTCGAGCGCGGTCATCGTGCCGCCCGAATAGGCCACATGGTCGACCACCATCCAGCCCAGCAACTGGTTGCAGCCACGCCCCTCCCCGCTCCAGGACAGCCCGCCGCGCGCAGGGTTATGGAAGGGGTAGCGCTGCAGCGCGCCGTAAAAGCCGGTCTTGAGCTGCGCCAGGCTCGACATGCCGACGAATTCGCCCCGCCAGTCCTCGTCGCCCTCGACCCGCACGTTGACCTGGGCGCCGCTGCCCGCGATGCTCATGCTGGCGTTGGCCTGGGTGTAGGTGTAGACCCCGCCGCCACCGATGTAATCGCCCTGGGTGCTCTCCAGGTAGATGTAGTTGCCGGACGAGGGTGTGGCGCCGCTGGCCGGCTGCCACAACCCGGCCGGCGGCGTGCCCGGCCCCGGCGGCGCCGTCGAGTCGGCGGCGCTCCATCGCACCCGGCCACGCAGGGCGGGCACGCCGCCCTCGCAGTGCTGTTCGAAGCGCAGGTCGACGGCGGTGATGGCCGTGCCCTGGTAGCTGATGCTGTCGATCGCGAACCAGCCGGTGAGCTGGTTGCAGCCGCGCCCTTCGCCGCTCCACGACAGGCCGCCGCGCGCCGGGTCGTGGAAGGGATAGCGGGTCAGCCCGGCATAGTAGCCCGGCTGCAGCCGGGTGAGCGTGTTCATGCCGACGAACTGGCCGTCCCAGTTGTCGTCGCCGGTCACGCGCAACTGCAGCCCGGCCCCGAGCGGGCTCACGCTCAGCAGGCTGTCGGCGCCCGTGTACAGGCGCTGGCCGCCGCCGCCGATGTAGTCGCCGCCATCGCTCTCGAGGTAGACGAAGTTGCCGTTCGCCGGCAGCGCGGCGTCGTCCGGCTTCCAGGTGGCGACGATCGCCACTTTGGACACGGCGCTGGTGGCGACGCCGTCGCTGACGGTCAGCGAGGCTTCGTAATTGCCCGGCTTGTCGGCGCGGAAGGCCGGCCGAGCGCTGCCGGCCTGGACCAGGGTCGCGTTGCTGCCCTCCGGCCGGGCGCTCAGGGTCCAGGCATAGCTGATCTGGCGGTTGCTGCTGACGGTGCTCTGCCGGCCGTCCAGGGTCACCACGTCGCCGGTCGACACCGTGAGCGCGCGTCCGGCGTGGGCGGCCGGCACATAGCTGACGCCGGGCTCCACGAACAGGACGCCGCCGCGGATGGCCGCCGCCACCACCGCCTGGTTTTCGAGGCTCTCGCTGAAGCCGGCCAGCACCGAGGCGCGGGTCGCCGCCGCGCGGTCGAGCGCATCGGTCCAGAA of Massilia sp. KIM contains these proteins:
- a CDS encoding DUF4214 domain-containing protein; the encoded protein is MPIRHLFLALLSAVLLAACGGGEAETPASQPRSLAAVTSSLHTFTGLRANYRISPSGSGYLVEDLVKGGPGVAVPRSAHLRFADATLSPDTDGVAGQVYRLYQAAFARTPDPAGVGYWIDALARGASIDAVAQAFTQSDEYRSVYGGAPTNRAVVERYYLNVLGRAGEPAGIAFWTDALDRAAATRASVLAGFSESLENQAVVAAAIRGGVLFVEPGVSYVPAAHAGRALTVSTGDVVTLDGRQSTVSSNRQISYAWTLSARPEGSNATLVQAGSARPAFRADKPGNYEASLTVSDGVATSAVSKVAIVATWKPDDAALPANGNFVYLESDGGDYIGGGGQRLYTGADSLLSVSPLGAGLQLRVTGDDNWDGQFVGMNTLTRLQPGYYAGLTRYPFHDPARGGLSWSGEGRGCNQLTGWFAIDSISYQGTAITAVDLRFEQHCEGGVPALRGRVRWSAADSTAPPGPGTPPAGLWQPASGATPSSGNYIYLESTQGDYIGGGGVYTYTQANASMSIAGSGAQVNVRVEGDEDWRGEFVGMSSLAQLKTGFYGALQRYPFHNPARGGLSWSGEGRGCNQLLGWMVVDHVAYSGGTMTALDLRFEQRCEGGASALHGKIRWRAGDTTAPPGPVAPPPAGLWRPAAGATPTSGNYVYLESSPGDYIGGGATRTFTDANATLALSAVGARLVLNIGGASWYSGDFAGMNSLTQLQPGYYGDLRRYPFHNPVKGGLSFSGDGRGCNTLIGWFVIDKISFVQGVLADVDLRFEQRCEGAMAPLRGRVRWSAPG